One Halovivax ruber XH-70 genomic region harbors:
- a CDS encoding BsuPI-related putative proteinase inhibitor translates to MSLEGTLDATSADGTVQFTLSVENTGDDPVTAQFSNGCRADVAVVDDGTEIWRYTDGRMFTQVLGSEEFDPGETRTFDVEWDDPTPGSYTAVGELTAANCSCEAETTLSI, encoded by the coding sequence ATGTCACTCGAAGGGACCCTCGACGCGACGTCGGCCGATGGGACCGTCCAGTTCACACTCTCCGTCGAAAACACGGGCGACGATCCCGTCACGGCACAGTTTAGTAACGGGTGCCGGGCAGATGTGGCCGTCGTGGACGACGGGACGGAGATCTGGCGCTACACCGACGGGCGAATGTTCACACAGGTGCTCGGCAGCGAGGAGTTCGACCCGGGCGAGACCCGAACGTTCGACGTCGAGTGGGACGATCCCACGCCAGGGTCGTACACCGCCGTCGGTGAACTCACGGCGGCAAACTGTTCGTGCGAGGCGGAGACGACGCTCTCGATCTGA
- a CDS encoding sodium:solute symporter family protein — translation MTASIAQVTFAGYLALMLVIGVYAGRFTERTPADFYVAGRTVGPLALALTLVATVLSAFTVFGIGAQTVGTGLGAFSFLGLAAVFYTFVFASVGVTLYRIGRQRDVLTPAEYIRERYESPTLGIVYLAVTGIFMIAMLAGQLIGGGVALDTLVDIPYTAAILVMAAFMIVYVHLAGYRGVVWSDVVQSTVLFVVLAGVVGYVMIGLDSASIAAEAATVEPSLFTLPGPKGTWTPLAIATAALAFTVGVPGYPHTIQRYFSAADETTLRRSGVLFALVAIPIYLFGTLLGAWALGVVSVPDPSDHVIPVFIESISHPVVFGIAMAAATAAIMSTADSVALTMSSMLSRDVYRVVVDPAASDEREVVMTQAFLIATVVLSVLLALAQPAGIFDLIAFAVVGFATTTAPVFLGAYWRGATVAGGVASLVLGPGVTILFFLEVIPPTYTFGMHYGFVGVLVAYGIFVGVSLLTSAPDAHSISAYSRSIVLDRE, via the coding sequence GTGACGGCGTCGATCGCGCAGGTGACCTTCGCCGGCTACCTCGCGCTGATGCTGGTGATCGGCGTCTACGCCGGCCGGTTTACCGAGCGAACGCCCGCCGATTTCTACGTCGCGGGTCGGACGGTCGGCCCGCTCGCACTGGCGTTGACGCTCGTCGCGACCGTCCTGAGTGCGTTTACCGTCTTCGGCATCGGTGCGCAGACAGTCGGGACCGGGCTCGGCGCGTTCTCGTTTCTCGGCCTCGCGGCCGTCTTCTACACGTTCGTCTTCGCGTCGGTCGGCGTGACACTCTATCGCATCGGCCGGCAACGCGACGTGCTCACGCCCGCGGAGTACATCAGGGAGCGATACGAGAGTCCGACCCTGGGCATCGTCTACCTCGCCGTCACGGGCATCTTCATGATCGCGATGCTCGCCGGCCAGCTCATCGGCGGCGGCGTCGCGCTCGATACACTGGTCGACATTCCGTACACGGCCGCTATCCTGGTCATGGCCGCGTTCATGATCGTCTACGTCCACCTGGCCGGCTACCGCGGCGTCGTCTGGTCCGACGTCGTTCAGTCGACGGTCCTGTTCGTCGTCCTGGCCGGCGTCGTCGGCTACGTGATGATCGGTCTCGACAGCGCGTCCATCGCGGCCGAGGCGGCGACGGTCGAACCGTCGCTCTTCACTCTCCCTGGGCCGAAGGGGACCTGGACACCGCTCGCGATCGCGACCGCTGCCCTCGCCTTCACGGTCGGCGTCCCCGGCTACCCGCACACGATACAGCGGTACTTCTCGGCCGCCGACGAGACGACGCTTCGCCGGTCGGGCGTGCTGTTCGCGCTGGTCGCGATCCCGATCTATCTGTTCGGCACGCTACTCGGGGCGTGGGCGCTCGGCGTCGTCTCGGTCCCAGACCCGTCGGATCACGTTATCCCGGTGTTCATCGAGTCGATCTCGCACCCGGTCGTGTTCGGGATCGCGATGGCGGCGGCGACGGCGGCGATCATGTCGACGGCCGACTCCGTCGCGCTCACGATGAGTTCGATGCTAAGCCGGGACGTCTACCGGGTCGTCGTCGATCCGGCCGCGAGTGACGAGCGCGAGGTAGTGATGACGCAGGCCTTCCTGATCGCCACCGTGGTCCTGTCGGTCCTGCTCGCCCTCGCCCAACCGGCGGGGATCTTCGACCTGATCGCGTTCGCCGTCGTCGGCTTCGCGACGACGACCGCCCCCGTCTTCCTCGGTGCCTACTGGCGTGGTGCGACGGTCGCCGGTGGCGTCGCGTCGCTCGTGCTCGGGCCGGGCGTGACGATCCTGTTCTTCCTCGAGGTCATCCCACCGACGTACACCTTCGGGATGCACTACGGATTTGTCGGTGTCCTCGTCGCCTACGGTATCTTCGTCGGCGTGAGTCTGCTCACCTCGGCGCCGGATGCTCACTCGATTAGCGCGTACAGCCGATCGATCGTCCTCGATCGAGAGTGA
- a CDS encoding sulfurtransferase, translating into MTDHDTTALVTADWVENHLDDFQSDDPAYRLLEVNNPTVTADSDYTPYEEGHIPGATFFDWDEDLSDPVQRDLLGKEAFEDLNAQAGITEDSTVVIYGGGRVPNWFALFAYWEYKYYGHDDVRVIDGGKPYWVANDYPLTTDVPEFSPQAYTASGPFEDIRAYRDDVEQAVDTGVPLVDVRSPEEFTGEVIAPEGLQETAQRGGHIPGAQNVPTTSVLNEDGTFKDPDELRELYRDVGIEDDQEVVTYCRVGERSSIEWYVLAELLGFDDVQNYDGSWTEWGNIIRAPIETGEAE; encoded by the coding sequence ATGACGGACCACGATACGACCGCACTCGTGACGGCGGACTGGGTCGAGAATCATCTCGATGACTTTCAGTCGGACGATCCCGCGTACCGACTGCTCGAAGTCAACAATCCGACGGTAACGGCGGATTCGGACTACACACCCTACGAGGAGGGCCACATTCCGGGGGCGACCTTCTTCGACTGGGACGAGGACCTGAGCGATCCGGTCCAGCGAGACCTCCTGGGGAAGGAGGCGTTCGAGGACCTGAACGCCCAGGCGGGGATCACCGAGGACTCGACGGTCGTCATCTACGGCGGCGGGCGTGTCCCCAACTGGTTCGCGCTCTTCGCCTACTGGGAGTACAAGTACTACGGCCACGACGACGTTCGCGTGATCGACGGGGGCAAGCCCTACTGGGTCGCGAACGACTACCCGCTGACCACGGACGTCCCCGAGTTCTCACCCCAGGCGTACACTGCGTCCGGCCCGTTCGAGGACATCCGCGCCTACCGGGACGACGTCGAGCAGGCGGTCGACACCGGCGTCCCGCTGGTCGACGTTCGCTCGCCCGAGGAGTTCACCGGTGAGGTCATCGCGCCTGAGGGCCTGCAGGAGACGGCCCAGCGCGGTGGGCACATTCCCGGCGCGCAGAACGTCCCAACGACCTCGGTGCTGAACGAGGACGGCACGTTCAAAGACCCCGACGAACTGCGCGAACTGTATCGTGACGTGGGGATCGAGGACGATCAGGAGGTCGTCACCTACTGCCGCGTCGGTGAGCGCTCGTCGATCGAGTGGTACGTCCTCGCCGAACTGCTCGGCTTCGACGACGTGCAGAACTACGACGGCTCCTGGACGGAGTGGGGGAACATCATCCGGGCACCGATCGAGACCGGCGAGGCCGAGTGA
- a CDS encoding TetR/AcrR family transcriptional regulator: protein MTDDARDAIMQATYEALCADGYSDLTAQRIADRTEMSKGSLFYHYDSVDDLLASFIEYLLAGYGHRAEALDGFPPEERLAAYVEWWFDISTAEGTGHHTAMLELRAQAPYNELFQEKLRESDEALRDTLVDILTAGIETGAFVDHDPAIAADFLLGAFVGARVRHFTLGRATYSEHAYEATREYIETEILTPETTYPDEPAVTFPPDERFADTGDEHAVPSGAEQDDRTEAATADAASEHEDTE from the coding sequence GTGACTGACGACGCACGCGACGCGATCATGCAGGCGACGTACGAGGCGCTCTGTGCGGACGGCTACAGTGACCTCACTGCCCAGCGCATCGCCGATCGAACCGAGATGAGCAAGGGGTCGCTGTTCTACCACTACGACTCCGTCGACGACTTGCTCGCATCGTTTATCGAGTATCTACTCGCCGGCTACGGGCACCGTGCCGAGGCACTCGATGGCTTCCCGCCGGAAGAGCGCCTCGCCGCGTACGTCGAGTGGTGGTTCGACATCTCGACGGCCGAGGGAACCGGCCACCACACGGCGATGCTGGAACTGCGCGCGCAGGCACCGTACAACGAACTGTTTCAGGAGAAGCTACGGGAGAGCGACGAGGCGCTGCGCGACACGCTGGTCGATATCCTGACGGCGGGCATCGAGACCGGGGCATTCGTCGATCACGACCCGGCGATCGCGGCCGATTTCCTCCTGGGCGCGTTCGTTGGGGCGCGAGTTCGTCACTTCACGCTTGGGCGAGCGACCTACAGTGAACACGCCTACGAGGCGACCAGGGAGTACATCGAGACCGAAATCCTGACACCTGAGACGACGTATCCCGACGAACCGGCCGTCACGTTTCCGCCGGACGAGCGGTTCGCGGATACTGGCGACGAACACGCTGTCCCCAGTGGCGCTGAACAGGACGATCGAACCGAGGCCGCGACGGCCGACGCGGCGAGCGAGCACGAGGACACCGAATGA